Proteins encoded within one genomic window of [Enterobacter] lignolyticus SCF1:
- the potG gene encoding putrescine ABC transporter ATP-binding subunit PotG: protein MNDAIPRPQAKTRKALTPLLEIRNLTKSFDGQHAVDDVSLTIYKGEIFALLGASGCGKSTLLRMLAGFEQPSVGQIVLDGVDLSQVPPYQRPINMMFQSYALFPHMTVEQNIAFGLKQDKLPKAEITARVQEMLGIVHMQEFAKRKPHQLSGGQRQRVALARSLAKRPKLLLLDEPMGALDKKLRDRMQLEVVDILERVGVTCVMVTHDQEEAMTMAGRIAIMNRGKFVQIGEPEEIYEHPTTRYSAEFIGSVNVFEGLLKDRQEDGLVIDSPGLSHPLKVDVDASVVDNVPVYVALRPEKISLCEEPPADGYNFAVGEVIHIAYLGDLSVYHVRLKSGQMISAQLQNEHRYRRGLPTWGDEVRLCWDADSCVVLTV from the coding sequence GTGAATGACGCTATCCCACGCCCGCAGGCGAAAACCCGCAAGGCGCTGACCCCGCTGCTGGAAATCCGTAACCTGACCAAATCATTTGACGGCCAACACGCCGTTGATGACGTCAGCCTCACCATTTATAAAGGCGAAATTTTTGCACTGCTTGGCGCATCAGGCTGCGGGAAATCGACGCTGCTGCGCATGCTGGCGGGCTTTGAACAGCCCTCCGTCGGGCAGATTGTGCTGGACGGCGTTGACCTCTCGCAGGTACCGCCGTATCAGCGTCCGATCAACATGATGTTCCAGTCCTACGCGCTGTTCCCTCACATGACCGTGGAGCAGAACATCGCTTTTGGCCTGAAGCAGGACAAACTGCCGAAAGCCGAAATCACCGCCCGGGTACAGGAGATGCTGGGCATTGTCCACATGCAGGAGTTCGCCAAACGCAAGCCGCACCAGCTTTCCGGCGGCCAGCGTCAGCGCGTGGCGCTGGCGCGCAGCCTGGCCAAGCGGCCAAAGCTGCTGCTGCTTGACGAGCCGATGGGCGCGCTGGACAAAAAGCTGCGCGACCGTATGCAACTGGAGGTGGTGGATATTCTTGAGCGCGTCGGCGTAACCTGCGTGATGGTGACCCACGATCAGGAAGAAGCCATGACCATGGCCGGGCGTATCGCCATCATGAACCGCGGTAAATTCGTGCAGATTGGCGAGCCGGAGGAGATTTACGAGCACCCGACGACCCGCTACAGCGCCGAGTTTATCGGCTCCGTCAACGTTTTCGAAGGCCTGCTGAAAGACCGTCAGGAGGATGGTCTGGTCATTGACTCGCCGGGGCTGAGCCATCCGCTGAAGGTGGATGTCGACGCTTCGGTTGTGGATAACGTACCGGTTTACGTGGCGCTGCGTCCGGAAAAAATATCGCTCTGCGAGGAGCCGCCCGCCGATGGCTATAACTTTGCCGTCGGGGAGGTTATCCATATCGCCTATTTAGGCGATCTCTCTGTTTATCATGTGCGTCTGAAAAGTGGTCAGATGATCAGCGCCCAGCTGCAGAACGAACATCGCTATCGCCGGGGGTTGCCGACCTGGGGCGATGAGGT
- the potF gene encoding spermidine/putrescine ABC transporter substrate-binding protein PotF, which translates to MTALSKKWLTGLVAGALMAVSAGSLADEQKTLHIYNWSDYIAPDTVANFEKETGIKVVYDVFDSNEVLEGKLMAGSTGFDLVVPSASFLERQLTAGVFQPLDKSKLPNWKNLDPELLKLIARHDPENKYAMPYMWATTGIGYNVDKVKAVLGKDAPVNSWDLVMKPENLQKLKSCGVSFLDAPEEIFATVLNYLGKDPNSTKADDYTGPATDLLLKLRPDIRYFHSSQYINDLANGDICVAIGWAGDVWQAANRAKEAKNGVNISYSIPKEGALAFFDVFAMPADAKNKDEAYQFLNYLLRPDVIAHISDHVFYANVNKEATALVSPAVRDNPGIYPPADVRAKLFTLKVQDPKIDRVRTRAWTKVKSGK; encoded by the coding sequence ATGACCGCCTTGAGTAAGAAATGGTTAACGGGTCTGGTTGCGGGTGCGCTGATGGCCGTCTCTGCCGGCTCGCTCGCTGATGAACAAAAAACGCTGCACATCTATAACTGGTCAGACTATATCGCGCCGGACACGGTGGCGAACTTCGAAAAAGAAACCGGTATTAAAGTCGTTTACGACGTCTTCGATTCCAACGAAGTGCTGGAAGGAAAGCTGATGGCGGGAAGCACCGGCTTTGATCTGGTGGTGCCGTCGGCAAGCTTCCTTGAGCGTCAGCTTACCGCGGGCGTCTTCCAGCCGCTGGATAAAAGCAAGCTGCCGAACTGGAAAAACCTCGATCCTGAACTGCTGAAGCTGATTGCCCGCCACGATCCGGAAAACAAATACGCGATGCCTTACATGTGGGCGACCACCGGTATCGGCTATAACGTGGATAAGGTGAAGGCGGTGCTCGGTAAAGATGCGCCGGTCAACAGCTGGGATCTGGTGATGAAGCCGGAGAACCTCCAAAAACTGAAAAGCTGCGGCGTCTCCTTCCTTGACGCGCCGGAAGAAATTTTCGCCACCGTGCTGAATTATCTCGGTAAAGACCCGAACAGCACCAAAGCGGACGACTACACCGGCCCGGCGACCGACCTGCTGCTGAAGCTGCGTCCTGACATTCGCTACTTCCACTCCTCGCAGTACATCAACGACCTGGCGAACGGCGACATCTGCGTGGCGATCGGCTGGGCAGGGGACGTATGGCAGGCGGCGAACCGTGCGAAAGAGGCGAAGAACGGCGTAAATATCTCTTACTCCATTCCGAAAGAAGGGGCGCTGGCTTTCTTTGATGTTTTCGCGATGCCTGCTGATGCGAAAAACAAAGATGAAGCCTATCAGTTCCTCAACTACCTGCTGCGTCCGGACGTGATTGCCCATATCTCCGATCACGTTTTCTACGCCAACGTCAACAAAGAGGCGACGGCGCTGGTCAGCCCGGCAGTCCGCGATAACCCGGGGATCTACCCGCCGGCCGATGTACGCGCCAAGCTCTTCACCCTGAAGGTTCAGGATCCGAAGATTGACCGCGTGCGCACCCGTGCGTGGACGAAAGTAAAAAGCGGTAAGTAA
- a CDS encoding YbjN domain-containing protein, which yields MDSLVVPGLDTLRQWLDEMGISFFECDTCQALHLPHMQNFDGIFDAKLDLVDNVLLFSALAEIKPSALLALAADLSAINASSLTVKAFIDIQDDNLPKLVVCQSLSVGVGVTREQFEWFFRQSEEQVSMVILEAAAHQLLFKPEDEEPAGEEIQYHFLH from the coding sequence ATGGATTCACTCGTCGTTCCGGGTCTGGATACGTTACGTCAATGGCTCGACGAAATGGGCATCAGCTTCTTTGAGTGCGATACCTGTCAGGCGCTTCATCTTCCGCACATGCAAAATTTCGACGGCATTTTCGATGCCAAGCTCGATCTTGTCGACAACGTGCTGCTGTTCTCGGCGCTGGCGGAGATAAAACCTTCGGCGCTGCTGGCGCTGGCCGCCGATCTTTCCGCGATTAACGCCAGTTCGCTGACGGTGAAAGCGTTTATCGATATCCAGGACGACAACCTGCCGAAGCTGGTGGTCTGCCAGTCGCTGTCGGTAGGCGTGGGCGTAACCCGGGAACAGTTTGAGTGGTTCTTCCGTCAGAGCGAAGAGCAGGTCTCCATGGTTATCCTCGAAGCGGCGGCGCATCAGCTGCTGTTTAAGCCGGAAGATGAGGAGCCGGCAGGGGAAGAGATTCAATACCATTTTCTCCACTGA
- the rimK gene encoding 30S ribosomal protein S6--L-glutamate ligase produces the protein MKIAILSRDGTLWSCKRLREAAMQRGHLVDILDPLSCYMNISPAASSIHYKGHQLPHYDAVIPRIGSAITFYGTASLRQFEMLGSYPLNESVAITRARDKLRSLQLMARQGIDLPITGIAHSPDDTSDLIDMVGGAPLVVKLVEGTQGIGVVLAETRQAAESVIDAFRGLNAHILVQEYIQEAKGCDIRCLVVGDEVVAAIERRAKDGDFRSNLHRGGVATVASITPQERAIALKAASTLGLDVAGVDILRANRGPLVMEVNASPGLEGIEKTTGIDIAGKMIQWIERSAHPGYCLKTGG, from the coding sequence GTGAAAATTGCCATATTGTCCCGGGACGGAACGCTCTGGTCCTGTAAACGTCTTCGTGAGGCCGCCATGCAGCGCGGCCACCTGGTCGATATCCTCGACCCGCTGTCCTGCTATATGAACATCAGCCCGGCGGCTTCGTCGATTCACTATAAAGGCCATCAGCTGCCGCATTACGATGCGGTGATCCCGCGGATTGGCTCCGCCATTACCTTTTACGGCACGGCGTCGCTGCGCCAGTTCGAAATGCTGGGCAGCTACCCGCTCAATGAATCCGTTGCTATCACCCGCGCCCGCGACAAGCTGCGCTCGCTGCAGCTGATGGCGCGTCAGGGCATTGACCTGCCGATCACCGGCATCGCCCACTCGCCGGACGACACCAGCGATCTTATCGATATGGTCGGCGGCGCGCCGCTGGTGGTGAAGCTGGTCGAAGGCACCCAGGGCATCGGCGTGGTACTGGCGGAAACCCGCCAGGCGGCGGAGAGCGTGATTGACGCCTTTCGCGGGCTCAATGCCCATATTCTGGTGCAGGAATATATCCAGGAGGCCAAAGGCTGCGACATCCGCTGCCTGGTGGTGGGCGATGAGGTGGTTGCCGCGATTGAGCGGCGCGCGAAGGACGGCGATTTTCGCTCCAACCTGCACCGCGGCGGCGTGGCGACGGTTGCCAGCATCACCCCGCAGGAGCGGGCCATTGCGCTGAAGGCGGCGAGCACGCTGGGGCTTGACGTGGCGGGGGTCGATATTCTGCGGGCCAACCGCGGTCCGCTGGTGATGGAGGTCAACGCCTCGCCGGGCCTGGAGGGGATTGAGAAAACCACCGGTATCGATATCGCGGGCAAGATGATCCAGTGGATAGAACGTAGCGCGCATCCCGGCTATTGCCTGAAAACGGGCGGGTGA
- the nfsA gene encoding oxygen-insensitive NADPH nitroreductase, with the protein MTPTIDLLRSHRSIRHFTDKPISAAQREAIIASAQAASSSSFLQCSSIIRITDPALREQLVTLSGGQKHVAQAAEFWVFCADFNRHLQICPQAQLGLAEQLLLGVVDTAMMGQNAMAAAESLGLGGVYIGGIRNNIEAVTGLLKLPTHVLPLFGLCLGWPADDPGVKPRLPASLVVHENQYQAVDAAELARYDEEMANYYLSRGSNTRRDTWSDHIRRTIVKESRPFILDYLHKQGWAVR; encoded by the coding sequence ATGACGCCGACCATTGATCTGCTGCGCAGCCACCGCTCCATTCGCCACTTTACCGATAAACCCATCAGCGCCGCGCAGCGTGAGGCGATCATCGCCAGCGCTCAGGCGGCCTCCAGCTCCAGCTTTTTGCAGTGCAGCTCCATTATTCGCATTACCGACCCGGCGCTGCGCGAACAGCTGGTGACGCTGAGCGGCGGTCAAAAGCACGTCGCCCAGGCGGCGGAGTTCTGGGTTTTCTGCGCGGATTTTAACCGTCATCTGCAGATTTGCCCGCAGGCGCAGCTGGGGCTGGCGGAGCAGCTGCTGCTCGGCGTGGTGGATACGGCGATGATGGGGCAGAACGCCATGGCGGCGGCGGAGTCGCTCGGGCTTGGCGGCGTCTATATCGGCGGAATTCGCAACAATATTGAGGCCGTCACCGGGCTGCTGAAGCTGCCCACGCACGTGCTGCCGCTGTTCGGCCTGTGCCTGGGGTGGCCTGCGGACGACCCGGGCGTCAAACCGCGCCTGCCGGCAAGCCTGGTGGTGCACGAAAACCAGTATCAGGCGGTCGATGCGGCGGAGCTGGCCCGCTACGATGAAGAGATGGCGAACTACTATCTTTCCCGCGGCAGCAATACCCGCCGCGATACCTGGAGCGATCACATCCGTCGCACCATCGTGAAGGAGAGCCGTCCGTTTATTCTGGACTATTTGCATAAACAGGGCTGGGCCGTACGCTGA
- a CDS encoding DUF1418 family protein: MRSLGSLPKSVLILEGIGMALLALAWLSLKQYVSLPAPFDGELAGIIMIFAGIVLMLPAAVALMWEMAQTVAPQLMRRNDKPSSSSDQEKRDDADH, encoded by the coding sequence ATGCGTTCGCTTGGATCGTTACCGAAAAGCGTGCTGATACTGGAAGGCATTGGCATGGCGCTGCTGGCGCTGGCCTGGCTTTCGCTCAAGCAGTACGTCTCGCTGCCTGCGCCGTTTGACGGCGAGCTTGCCGGCATCATCATGATTTTCGCGGGTATTGTGCTGATGCTCCCGGCGGCGGTTGCGCTGATGTGGGAGATGGCGCAAACCGTCGCGCCGCAGCTGATGCGCCGTAACGATAAACCTTCTTCATCGTCAGACCAGGAAAAACGAGATGACGCCGACCATTGA
- a CDS encoding GrxA family glutaredoxin, with product MFTVIFGRPGCPYCVRAKELAEKLTNERDDFNYRYVDIHAEGISKEDLQKTVGKPVETVPQIFVDQQHIGGFTDFEAWAKANLGLYA from the coding sequence ATGTTTACCGTTATTTTTGGTCGTCCAGGATGCCCTTACTGCGTACGTGCAAAAGAGCTGGCAGAAAAACTGACCAACGAGCGCGATGACTTCAACTACCGCTACGTGGATATCCACGCCGAAGGGATCAGCAAAGAAGATTTGCAGAAAACCGTCGGCAAACCGGTTGAAACCGTACCGCAGATTTTCGTCGATCAGCAGCACATCGGCGGCTTTACCGATTTCGAAGCCTGGGCGAAAGCCAACCTCGGCCTGTACGCGTAA
- a CDS encoding inner membrane protein YbjM — protein MKTERGWAGVICCFVLFIIVCFFLTLRIGDAFRTSGHSELGLLFFVIPGVIASVISPKRQLMLPLLGAVLAMPVCLVLMRQGFFSTRSFWQELAWLFSAVFWCGLGALFWQFIRVIAGAKRGRQ, from the coding sequence TTGAAGACTGAACGTGGCTGGGCGGGCGTTATCTGTTGTTTTGTCCTGTTTATTATCGTGTGCTTTTTTCTGACCCTGCGCATAGGCGACGCATTTCGCACGTCCGGCCATTCGGAGCTGGGGCTGCTTTTCTTTGTGATTCCGGGCGTTATTGCCAGCGTCATATCGCCAAAACGACAGCTGATGCTGCCTCTGCTGGGCGCGGTGCTGGCGATGCCGGTATGTCTGGTGCTGATGCGCCAGGGGTTTTTTTCCACCCGCTCTTTCTGGCAGGAGCTGGCGTGGCTGTTTAGCGCGGTGTTCTGGTGCGGATTGGGGGCACTGTTCTGGCAGTTTATCCGGGTTATCGCCGGAGCGAAGCGTGGACGCCAGTAG
- a CDS encoding aspartate:alanine antiporter, protein MNINVADLLNGNYILLLFVVLALGLCLGKLRLGSIQLGNSIGVLVVSLLLGQQHFSINTDALNLGFMLFIFCVGVEAGPNFFSIFFRDGKNYLMLALVMVGSALVIALGLGKLFGWDIGLTAGMLAGSMTSTPVLVGAGDTLRHSGMSGSELTSALDHLSLGYALTYLIGLVSLILGARYLPKLQHQDLQTSAQQIARERGLDADSNRKVYLPVIRAYRVGPELVAWADGKNLRELGIYRQTGCYIERIRRNGILANPDGDAVLQMGDEIALVGYPDAHARLDPSFRNGKEVFDRDLLDMRIVTEEVVVKNHNVVGRRLAQLKLTDHGCFLNRVIRSQIEMPIDDNILLNKGDVLQISGDARRVKTIADRIGFISIHSQVTDLLAFCAFFIVGLMIGMISFQFSSFSFGIGNAAGLLFAGIMLGFLRANHPTFGYIPQGALNMVKEFGLMVFMAGVGLSAGSGIGHGLGAVGGQMLVAGLIVSLVPVVICFLFGAYVLRMNRALLFGAMMGARTCAPAMEIISDTARSNIPALGYAGTYAIANVLLTLAGTLIIIIWPGLG, encoded by the coding sequence GTGAATATAAACGTCGCAGATTTGTTAAATGGGAATTACATCCTGTTATTATTCGTGGTGCTGGCGCTGGGCCTGTGTCTGGGTAAATTGCGTCTTGGCTCCATCCAACTGGGTAATTCCATTGGCGTTTTAGTGGTCTCTCTGTTATTAGGCCAACAGCATTTCAGTATTAACACTGATGCATTGAATCTCGGTTTTATGCTGTTTATTTTTTGCGTCGGCGTGGAAGCTGGCCCTAACTTTTTTTCTATTTTCTTTCGTGACGGTAAGAATTATCTGATGCTGGCGTTGGTGATGGTCGGCTCAGCGCTAGTGATTGCGTTAGGTCTCGGTAAGCTGTTCGGCTGGGATATCGGCCTGACCGCCGGTATGCTCGCTGGCTCCATGACCTCCACCCCGGTGCTGGTCGGCGCAGGCGATACCCTGCGGCATTCCGGCATGTCGGGGAGCGAGCTGACCTCAGCCCTCGACCACCTGAGCCTCGGCTACGCCCTGACCTATCTGATTGGCCTGGTGAGCCTGATCCTCGGCGCGCGGTATTTGCCGAAGCTCCAGCATCAGGATCTGCAGACCAGCGCCCAGCAGATCGCCCGCGAGCGCGGTCTGGACGCCGACTCCAACCGCAAGGTTTATTTGCCGGTGATCCGCGCCTACCGCGTCGGGCCGGAGCTGGTGGCCTGGGCCGACGGGAAGAACCTGCGCGAGCTTGGCATCTACCGCCAGACCGGCTGCTATATCGAACGTATTCGCCGCAACGGCATTCTGGCGAACCCGGACGGCGACGCGGTGCTGCAGATGGGCGATGAAATCGCGCTGGTGGGTTACCCTGACGCCCACGCCCGCCTCGACCCGAGCTTTCGCAACGGCAAAGAGGTGTTTGACCGCGACCTGCTGGACATGCGCATCGTCACCGAAGAGGTGGTGGTGAAAAACCACAACGTGGTCGGCCGCCGCCTGGCGCAGCTGAAGCTCACCGATCACGGCTGCTTTCTCAACCGCGTCATCCGCAGCCAGATTGAAATGCCGATCGACGATAACATTCTGCTGAACAAAGGCGATGTGCTCCAGATCAGCGGCGACGCCCGGCGCGTTAAGACCATCGCCGACCGCATCGGCTTTATTTCCATCCACAGCCAGGTGACCGATCTTTTAGCATTTTGTGCCTTTTTCATCGTCGGCCTGATGATCGGCATGATCTCCTTCCAGTTCAGCTCATTCAGCTTCGGTATCGGCAACGCCGCAGGACTGCTGTTCGCAGGCATCATGCTGGGCTTTCTGCGCGCCAACCACCCGACCTTCGGCTACATCCCGCAGGGGGCGCTGAATATGGTGAAAGAGTTTGGTCTGATGGTGTTTATGGCGGGCGTCGGCCTGAGCGCGGGCAGCGGCATCGGCCACGGGCTTGGCGCCGTGGGCGGCCAGATGCTGGTCGCGGGCCTGATCGTAAGCCTGGTGCCGGTCGTCATCTGCTTCCTGTTCGGCGCCTACGTGCTGCGCATGAACCGCGCGCTGCTGTTTGGCGCGATGATGGGGGCGCGAACCTGCGCTCCGGCGATGGAAATTATCAGCGATACCG